The nucleotide sequence CACGGCCGGGGGCATCGCGATCGTGCTGTCCCTCCTCTTCGGCGTCCTGGCGGGCTACCTCGGCGGATGGCGCGAGGACGCGCTCGCCCTGCTGACGAACGTCATGATCGTGATCCCCGGCCTTCCTCTGGTCATGGTGATCGCCTCGTTCGTCCCGCAGCGCAGCTGGCAGCTGGTCGCGTTCGTCCTCGGCATCACCTCATGGGCCGGGGCGGCGTACGTGCTGCGACTGCAGACCCGTTCCCTCCGCACCCGCGACTACGTGTACGCCTCGAAGGTCGCCGGGGAGAAGTCCCTCCGGGTGATCCTCGTCGAGATCATGCCCAACCTGCTCCCGCTGCTGACGGCCCAGTTCCTCTTCGCGATCATCTTCGCGATCCTCGGCGAGGCCGGCCTGTCGTATCTCGGCCTCGGCCCCAACTCCTCGATCACCTGGGGATCGATCCTCAACGACGCGCAGTCCGGTCAGGCGCTGGGACGCGGGGCCTGGTGGTGGTTCGTCCCGCCGGGCATCATGATCGCCGTCCTCGGCGCGGGCCTGGCGCTCATCAACTTCGCCATCGACGAGGTCATCAACCCGAAGCTGCGCAACGCGCCCGATGCGGCCCGCCGTCTGCGCAAGGCCGCGAAGGAGAAGGGGGTCACCGCATGAGCGACGCCGTGCTCACCGCCAGGAACGTCTCGATCGAGTACGAGGTCGACCCGCCCGTCAAGGCCGTCCGCGACGTGTCGCTGACCCTCCACCGCGGCGAGATCCTCGGGCTCGCGGGGGAGTCGGGCTGCGGCAAGACCACCCTCGCCTACGGCATGAACCGGCTGCTCAAGGCCCCCGCGCTGATGACGGGCGGCGAGATCGTCTTCCACGACCGCGACGGCCACGACATCGACGTCGTCGCGCTCGACGGCGACGGGCTGCGGGCGTTCCGCTGGGACAAGATCTCGATGGTGTTCCAAGGGGCGATGAACTCCCTCAACCCCGTCATCTCGGTCCGCGCGCAGATCTTCGACATCTTCGACACGCATCGCCCCGGGATGTCCAGGAAGGCCAAGCAGGAACGGGCGGAGGAGCTGCTCACGCTCGTCGGCGTCGACCCCGGTCGGCTCACGAGCTTCCCGCACGAGCTCTCCGGCGGCATGCGCCAGCGCATGATGATCGCGATGGCCCTCGCGCTCGATCCGCAGGTCATGATCATGGACGAGCCGACCACCGCCCTCGATGTCGTCGTGCAGCGCGGCATCATCCGCGAGATCATGCGGCTGCGCGAGAAGCTCGGGTTCGCGGTCATCTTCATCACCCACGACCTGCCCATGCTCATCGAGATCAGCGACCGCATCGCCGTCATGCTGCAGGGGCGGATCGTCGAGCAGGGCACGGCGGAGGAGATCTACCGCGACCCGCAGCACGAGTACACCCGACGGCTGCTGTCGAGCTTCCCGTCCCTCACGGGGAAGCGGGGCGACTTCGTCCGCAGCGGCGTGAACCAGGAGGTCATCCGATGAGCGTGGACGCAGCGGGACGGGTGGGCACGCTCGAGGCGAGGAACCTCGTCAAGGACTTCCCCCTGCGATCGGGGTTCCGCACGAGTGTCCTGCACGCCGTGAAGGATGTGTCGTTCACGCTGGAGCCGGGCCGGACGACGGCCCTCGTGGGCGAGTCCGGGTCGGGCAAGTCGACCATCGCACGGATGCTGATGAAGCTGGAGACGCCGACCTCGGGGAGCATCCTCCTCGACGGCGAGGTGTCCGGGACGCGGGGGCGGGCGCTCGAGCGCTACCGCTCCGACGTGCAGATGGTCTTCCAGGACCCGTTCGCGTCGCTGAACCCCTTCCACACGATCATCCATCACCTCGAGCGCCCGATCCGCCTGCATCACCCGCAGCTCAGCGCGCGCGAGGTGCGGACACGGGCGATCGAGCTCCTCGAACGCGTGCGGCTCACGCCGGGGGAGAGCTTCGCGGAGCGTCGGCCCCACGAGCTCTCCGGTGGACAGCGGCAGCGTGTGGCGATCGCGCGGGCGCTCGCGCCGGGGGCCCGTTTCATCGTGGCGGATGAACCGGTGTCGATGCTCGACGTGTCGATCCGGCTCGGGGTGCTCAACCTCCTCGCCGAGCTGCAGCGCGAGGAGAACCTCGGAGTGCTGTACATCACGCACGACCTGGCGACCGCGCGGCACTTCTCCGACGACATCATGGTCCTCTTCCGGGGCGATGTCGTGGAGCGGGGACCGGCGGACGAGGTGATCCTGAACCCGCAGCACGAATACACCCGCACCCTGCTGGCGGCGGCGCCCGAGCCGGAGAACCTCGGACGGCTCAGGGACGAGGTCCGGGCGGAGCTCGCCCTGGGCTCCTGATCCGGCGGGGGACACCGCTAGACTGAACCCACAATCGAAGACAGGCCGAACGACCGACGCGGGAGAGCCCCGGCGCACGCAGCCGGGCACCGAAGGAGCAAGCCTCCCCGCCAATCTCTCAGGTACGCGTACCGCGGAGGTCCGGCCGCTCTGAAAAGCGATCCCGAGCACCTGGGGATCCGCCGACGGTGAAAGCCCAGCGCATGCGCGGGCGAAGCTCTCAGGCCGATGACAGAGGGGGAGTTCCCAGGGGCGACGCCGTCGCCCCGCCCGACCCGTCCGGGAGAACTCCATGTCCGATCCCCGCTACACCCCGTTGCGCGAGCGCCATGAGGCGCTGGGCGCCTCCTTCACCGATTTCGGCGGCTGGCAGATGCCGGTCCGCTACACGTCCGACCTCGCCGAGCACCACGCGGTGCGGCAGGCGGCCGGCGTGTTCGACATCTCGCACATGGCCGAGTTCACGGTCCGCGGCGCCGGTGCCGCGGCCTTCCTCGACTACGCGCTCGCCGGGCGCCTGTCCGCGCTCGCGGTCGGCAAGGCGAAGTACTCGCTGCTGCTGACGCCCGAGGGCGGCATCGTCGACGACGTGATCGTCTACCGGTTGGCCGACGACGACTTCCTCGTCATCTCCAACGCCGGCAACCGCGACGCCGTGCGCCGGGCGCTCGCCGAGCGGGTCGCGGACGCGGACGCGGGCGCCGTGCACGTCGCCGACGTCTCGGACGACTACGCACTGATCGCCGTGCAGGGGCCGCGGGCCGAGGAGATCCTCGCCGCGACCGCCGGGATCACCGAGGTCAGCGTGCCCTGGGCGGAGCAGAAGTACTACGCGTGGGCGACGGCGTCGTTCGGCGGGGAGCCGCTGCTCCTGGCCCGGACCGGCTACACGGGCGAGGACGGTTTCGAGCTCCTCGTGCCCGCGGCCCTCGCGACCGCGCTGTGGGATGCCGTGCTCGACGCGGGTGCCCCGCACGGCCTGGTGCCCGCCGGCCTCGCCGCGCGCGACACCCTCCGGCTGGAGGCCGGCATGCCGCTGTACGGCCATGAACTCAGCCTCGACACCGCGCCGGCCCAGGCGGGTCTCGGCCGCGTCGTGGTCGCCGCGAAGGAGCGCTTCGTCGGTAAGCACGCTCCGGCGCCCGCCGACGATGCCCGGATCCTGGTCGGCCTGACGGCGGAGGGGCGCCGTGCCGGACGCGCGGGCTACGCGGTCGTCGACGCCGACGGCACCGTGATCGGCGAGATCACCAGCGGCGCCCTGAGCCCGACGCTGGGTCATCCCATCGCGATGGCCTACGTCGATCCTTCTTCCGCCGAAGAGGGAACCGCAGTATTCCTTGATGTGCGGGGGACCCGCATCCCCGCGACCGTGACCGCCCTGCCTTTCTACCGGAGGACCAAATGACCGACCTCAGCGCACTCCGCTACACCGACGAGCACGAGTGGATCGCCGGTGACGGCGACACCGTCACCATCGGGATCACCGACTATGCCGCCGAGAAGCTGGGCGACGTCGTCTTCGTGGAGCTTCCCGCCGTCGGCACCGAGCTGACCGCGGGCTCCGTCGTCGGTGAGATCGAGTCGACGAAGTCGGTCGGCGAGCTCTACGCTCCCGTCGCCGGCACGGTCGTCGAGATCAACGACGCCGTGGTCGACGACCCGTCGCTCGTCAACGCCGAGCCGTTCGAGGGTGGGTGGCTGATCAAGGTCGCGGTCGCCGCCGGGGCTCTCGACGGGCTGCTGGACCGCGACGCCTACGTCGCACTCACGGAGGGCT is from Microbacterium sp. BLY and encodes:
- a CDS encoding ABC transporter permease; the protein is MSDTKNPLLVEEPPTIAPEGTVAVATQRQERRPRRILPRSSPKFIVGAILVLAIVLFAIIAPFFTQNPRRTDNPALQPPSAEHWLGTTKLGNDVFAQLAIGAQGSLLIGVTAGGIAIVLSLLFGVLAGYLGGWREDALALLTNVMIVIPGLPLVMVIASFVPQRSWQLVAFVLGITSWAGAAYVLRLQTRSLRTRDYVYASKVAGEKSLRVILVEIMPNLLPLLTAQFLFAIIFAILGEAGLSYLGLGPNSSITWGSILNDAQSGQALGRGAWWWFVPPGIMIAVLGAGLALINFAIDEVINPKLRNAPDAARRLRKAAKEKGVTA
- a CDS encoding ABC transporter ATP-binding protein yields the protein MSDAVLTARNVSIEYEVDPPVKAVRDVSLTLHRGEILGLAGESGCGKTTLAYGMNRLLKAPALMTGGEIVFHDRDGHDIDVVALDGDGLRAFRWDKISMVFQGAMNSLNPVISVRAQIFDIFDTHRPGMSRKAKQERAEELLTLVGVDPGRLTSFPHELSGGMRQRMMIAMALALDPQVMIMDEPTTALDVVVQRGIIREIMRLREKLGFAVIFITHDLPMLIEISDRIAVMLQGRIVEQGTAEEIYRDPQHEYTRRLLSSFPSLTGKRGDFVRSGVNQEVIR
- a CDS encoding ABC transporter ATP-binding protein encodes the protein MSVDAAGRVGTLEARNLVKDFPLRSGFRTSVLHAVKDVSFTLEPGRTTALVGESGSGKSTIARMLMKLETPTSGSILLDGEVSGTRGRALERYRSDVQMVFQDPFASLNPFHTIIHHLERPIRLHHPQLSAREVRTRAIELLERVRLTPGESFAERRPHELSGGQRQRVAIARALAPGARFIVADEPVSMLDVSIRLGVLNLLAELQREENLGVLYITHDLATARHFSDDIMVLFRGDVVERGPADEVILNPQHEYTRTLLAAAPEPENLGRLRDEVRAELALGS
- the gcvT gene encoding glycine cleavage system aminomethyltransferase GcvT, translated to MSDPRYTPLRERHEALGASFTDFGGWQMPVRYTSDLAEHHAVRQAAGVFDISHMAEFTVRGAGAAAFLDYALAGRLSALAVGKAKYSLLLTPEGGIVDDVIVYRLADDDFLVISNAGNRDAVRRALAERVADADAGAVHVADVSDDYALIAVQGPRAEEILAATAGITEVSVPWAEQKYYAWATASFGGEPLLLARTGYTGEDGFELLVPAALATALWDAVLDAGAPHGLVPAGLAARDTLRLEAGMPLYGHELSLDTAPAQAGLGRVVVAAKERFVGKHAPAPADDARILVGLTAEGRRAGRAGYAVVDADGTVIGEITSGALSPTLGHPIAMAYVDPSSAEEGTAVFLDVRGTRIPATVTALPFYRRTK
- the gcvH gene encoding glycine cleavage system protein GcvH, whose amino-acid sequence is MTDLSALRYTDEHEWIAGDGDTVTIGITDYAAEKLGDVVFVELPAVGTELTAGSVVGEIESTKSVGELYAPVAGTVVEINDAVVDDPSLVNAEPFEGGWLIKVAVAAGALDGLLDRDAYVALTEG